The genomic DNA ATCCCTTGAGGGAGACCCGATTGGAGTATGGGTCGCGTACATCAGTTGGGACCGTACGGCTGCCGAACATATCCGTGGGGTTCAGGCGGATTTCGAGCGCGATGGCAAGGCGTCCTTCGAGTGCAACCTGCTGCGGGCCGATGGCATGCTGATCCAGGACAAGGACCCGGCTCGCATCCTGAGTGTCAATCTGAAGGACGCGGGATTGCGCGCCGCCCTGAAGATCGCCGATCACGAAGATGGCTACATCATCGAAGAACACCAGCGCACACACCTTCCCCAGATCAATGGCTACGCGGTCAGCAAGGGTGTACACGGCCGCAAGCTCTTCGACTGGGGTGTGCTGGCCCGGATCAACGTGGCCGAGGCCAACGAGAAGATGGCCACGATGAAACACGCCAGCATCACCCTGATCGTGATCTTCGGTGTGATCCTGCTGGTGGCCGCCTGGCTGGTGGGCAGCAGCATCTCGAAGCCTGTGCAGAAGACCGCCGAGCTGCTGGATCGCGTGGCTGATGGACAGCTGGACGAGACTCTCAACATCAAGCGCAAGGACGAGCTGGGCCGGATGGCCACGTCACTCAACCGCACCATCGAGGTGCTGCGCGAGGCCGAGGCCTTGCGCCAGGCCAATGCGGGCCAGCAGCGCGAGATGCTGCGAGTGCGCGCCATGGTGCAGAACAGCACGCTGGCGATGCTTTATGTGGACACGGACAACACGATCCGCTACTCCAACCCGGCCGCGCTCACTCTTCTGCAGAAGACGGGCGACATTTCGGCGGACAGCCTGGACAACGGGCGCCTGGACAAGGTGCTGCCCATGGGCCGCACCCTCGTGGAACAGGGCACACATTCGGCCAACCTGCCCTGGACGGGGACCTTGCCGCTCAAGGACAGCCAGCTCTCCTTCAGCCTGGACGAGATCGTGGACGAGAAGAAGGAACGCCAGGGACTCTGCATCTCGATCGAAGACATCACCGAGCAGCTCGCCAACGAGCAGCGTGTGCGCACGGCCGCTGAGCGCGAACGCCAGGAAGCCGCCGAACTGCAGCGCAAGGTGGACCAGCTGCTCACCACCGTGAGCGCGGCCGCCGCCGGTGACCTGACCCAGGAAGTGCCGATCACGGGCAGCGACGCCATCGGCCAGGTGGGAACGGCACTCAACGGCTTCTTCCATTCGATGAGGACCAGCATTTCCACCATCGGAACCAACCTGAGCCAGCTCCAGGACAGCAGTTCCTTGCTGGGCTCGATCAGCGCCGAAATGAATACAAGTGCCGAGGCCACCAACCAGAAGGCCGTTGAGGTGGCCAACACCACCCAGCAGATCAGCGGCAACATGCAGACCAGTGCCACGGGCGCCGAAGAGATGGGAGCGTCGATCCGCGAGATCAGCCGCAACACGGCGGAAGCCGCCAAGGTGGCCGCCGCGGCCGTGCAGCTGGCTCAGTCCACGGGCGCGGCGATGAGCCAGCTCAACATCAGCTCCGAGGAAATCGGCGAGGTGGTGAAGGTGATCAGCGGCATCGCCGAACAGACCAACCTGCTGGCGCTGAACGCCACCATCGAGGCGGCACGCGCCGGGGCCGCGGGCAAGGGCTTCGCCGTGGTGGCCAACGAAGTCAAGGAACTGGCCAAGGAAAGTGCCAGAGCCACCGAAAACATCAGCCTGAAGATCGCCACGATCCAGGAGAACACGGGCCGCGCCGTGACCTCGATCGAGCAGATCACCAGCATCATCGACAAGATCAACGACCTGCAGAATTCGATCGCCAGCGCCGTGGAAGAACAGAGCGTGACCACGGGCGAGATCACGCGCAGCGTGCACGAAGCCGCCACCGGCTCGCACCAGATCGTTGAGAACATGGAACAGCTGGGCGTGGTGGCCCAGGCCTCCAACCGGGGCGCCACCAGCACGGCCGACGCCGTGGAACACCTGAACAGGATCGCCGAGGACATGGGAGAACTGATGCGGCGCTTCCACGTGTGATCCAGCATCATCCGCACACAGAAAAGGCGGGCCCGCGAGGGTCCGCCTTTCTGTTTCACGGTTGTCCCGTTCGTGCGTCGATTCAGGCGCTCAGTGAGTGCCGGCTGTCAGGATCGCCTCGCGGCAAGGGTCCAGATCCCCACCCAGTTCACGCATCTGCTTCATGACCCGTCCTTCGGAATCCAGCACACTGATCACGCTGGCGTGGGAAAAGTTGCCCGCCGCATCTTTCTGGTACGGCACATCGAGCACAACCGACAGTGCGCGCACGTCTTCCGGCTGGCCATGCAGCAGTGTCCAATGGGCAGGATCCAGTCCCTGCGCCCGAGCATAGGCCTTGAGTGTGGCCGGATCATCGCGCGCGCTGTCGAAGCTGATGAGCACGAATCCCGGGCGTGCCGTCATTGTGCTCTGCTCCAGTTCCCGCAGCTGCTGCAGGATCCGCGGGCAGGCGTACTGGCAATGGGTGAAGATCATGGCCACGACCCGCACCTCGCCGGCCAGATCGCTCAAGTGCATCTCGTGACCGTTCTGATCCTGCCACACGGACTGCATCCGGTAGAGTGAGGTTTCGGGCAGGGCGTTCCGGCTGGCGGTCGGGGGGGCCGCCGCGCAGCAGGCGTGTGGCGGAGTCGCGGCTTCCTTGGTCGGCGGTGCCGGCGGGGCCGCACCCAGCAGCAACAGCAGTGGCAACAGCGACAACAGGGTCCACCCGGACCCTTGGTGACAAAGGCGTTGGGTCATGGTCTCCTCACTTTGTATCCGCTGACGTCGGGGAAAGGGGATCCCGGGCGCAGCGGAATCCCAGGCTGGATACACAATCCTTGCCCGAGAGCCCACTGCGGAAGGCGTAGCGCATGAAGGCGGCGTAGTCGTTGCGATCCGTCGCCTGCTGGGCGCCGCCCGCACAGAAGAAGCGGCGATCCACGTCCCCATCGGCGCGGGACTCGCCCGTGATCAGGGCAGAATTGAAGTCCTCGACCCACTCCCAGACCAGCCCGTGCAGATCCCAGACCCCCCGGGCGTCCGCTGCGGTCGAGCCGATCGATGGCAATGGCAGATGTGTCGGGTGTCCATACCAGTCCAGGATCCGCTGGCTCACACCGGGGTCCGGGTGCCCGTTGCCGGCTCCCGCGGCATACTCCCACTCCGCCGTGGTCGGCAGGCGCTTTCCGCGCCACTCGGAATAGGCTCTGGCCGCGAACCAGGAGATCTGTGTCACGGGACTGTTGCGCAATTCCAGGGAATCGGGTCCCAGTTGCAGATCCCCGGACCAGAGGGCCAGATAGCCCGGACCGGCGAACAGGGCCGGAACGCGAGACCGGCGCCATTCCGGACGGGCCTCGACGAATTCCAGAAACTGCGCGTGTGTCACGGGAAAGCGATCCAGATCGAAGGCGTTCACATGGCAAGCGGGATCCTCTTCCCCACCGACGTACAGCGGCAGGTAGGATCCGCTCGGAATGCGGACCATGTCCGCCGCACGCGTGGCAGCGGCGGCGGACAGGGCCAGACCCAGAATCAGGCTGATGACAAGCCGTTTCATTTGCGCTCGGCCGCGACCTGGGCCGGCTCGACCCGGCCACCCGTGTTGCCCCAGGAGTGCAGCACATAGGTCAGTACGCTGGAGATCTCTTCGTCGTTGAGGTTCAGGGCCGGCATCACACCGTTGAATGTCTGCCCATTGACGGTCAGTGGCCCCTGAAGCCCGTGCAGAATCGCCCGGACACCGCGCATCGGATCCGCCTGCAGATAATCGGAACCGGCCAGGGGTGGGAAGGCCCCGGGGATTCCCTTGCCATCCAGCTGGTGACAGGCGGCGCAGTTCAGAACGAAGATCCGCTGCCCTTCGGCGATACGCTCGTCCAGGCTCAGGGGATGGTCCCGCACCGGAGAACTCTCAGCCGTGAGTTTCTGCAGCGCCCCGCCTTCGGGCAGATAGACTTCTTCGGACTGCAGCCCCGAATAGATCTGGGGATCCTCGTCGCCCTCCACCTTGAGCATGCCCAGCGCGCCCTTGTTGAAGGCCCGGAAGATGGCGTGATCCACCAGCAGGAACGTACCCGGTACGTCCACCTTGAATTCGACTTGGGCCGCTCCACCGGGTGGAACCAGTGTGGTCTGCACATCGTGCTGGTCGGCCACCGTACCTCCCATGGTGTGCACCAGGTCAAAGATCTCGCCGATCACATGGAATGAAGAGACCAGATTGGGTCCGCCGTTGCCCACGTAAAGGCGCACGGTCTCACCCGTGCGCGCGCGCAGTGCATGCTCATCGTTCAGGGCACCCACGGCCCCGTTGAAGACGACGTAGTCCGGGTCCTCGTGCAGGGCTTTTGCCATGTCGAATGGCTGCAGTCCCGGTTGACCGAACGTTCCCGCCGTATAGAACTCTCCCTGCATCACATAGTATTCGTGATCCACGGGCGGCAGGCCTTCCTCGGGCTCCACAAGGATCAGGCCGTACATTCCGTTGGCGATGTGCATGCCCACGGGTGCCGTGGCGCAGTGGTAGACGAACAGGCCGGGGTTCAGCACCCGAAAGGTGAAGGTCGAGGTCTTTCCCGGGGGGGTGAAGGAAGAGGTTGCCCCGCCCCCCGGCCCGGTCACGGCGTGCATGTCGATGTTGTGGGGCATCTTGTTGTCGGGGTGATTGCTCAGGTGGAATTCCACCTCGTCGTTCTGGCGCAGCCGCAGCATCGGGCCGGGCACGGTGCCACCGAAGGTCCAGAACGTATACTCCACACCATCAGCCAGCTTGCCTTCGAACTCCTTCACTTCAAGATGCACGATCACCTTGGTCGGATGATCCCGGGCGATCGGTGGCGGTACATCGGGGGCGTGCGCCAGCACGGCCTCTTCCTGCCCGCTCAACGCGGCCCGCTCCACGGGGCTCAGCCCCCAGCCCTCCCGACCGTCTTCTCCCTTGTGGCCGGATTCGCACCCTGCGGACAGCAGCAGGAGCACGGCGGCTCCCAGACAGGGCAGAATCGTGTGCATGGGTCGCCTTGGCATGTCTGTTCCTCCTGTTCGGATCCAGGCTCTTGGATCCCTGGATTCCAGCCACCAGATTTTGGCGTCGAAGGCTGGGTTCGATCACTTGCTTGCAAGTAAGCACTTACTTACATTTGGCGCAATGGAAAAAACACCACGAAAAAGCGGCCAGGCCCGCCGTGAAGAAATTGCCCGGGCCGTGCTTGAGATTCTGGGCGAACAGGGCATCGCCGCCGTGACCACACGGAATCTGGCCCAGCGCGTCGGCCTGACCACCGGAGCGCTGTTCCGCCACTTTCCCACCACGGAAGCCATGCTCTGCGAAGCGGTTCGGGTGGCCAGGGCCCAGGTCGATGCCACGTTTCCCGATCCGGGCCTGCCGCCCCTGCGCAGGGTGCTGACTCTGGCCCGGGCGCGCGTCGCCCTGATGGGCGGCAGTCCCGGTGTGGCCTGGCTCTTCCGCTCCGAACAGGCCCGGCAAAGCCTGCCCGAGGAATGTGTCGACCAGCTGCAGGAGCTCTCGATCCGGTCACGCGGCTACCTGCTGGACGCTCTGCGTGAGGGGGTGACGAACGGCAGCATCCGACCGGACATTCCCGCGGAGGACCTGCTGGTCCCCGTGCTGGGAACCATCCACGCGCTGATCGGAATGCGCGGAATCCACGACTCACCCGTGAATGGGCAGGGTCAGACCACCGAACGGGTTCTGGCGGCCCTCGAACTCATGCTGTCACCGCCCTCGCCCGTGGCTCACGATTGACGCATCGCAACCAAGGAACCGGAGGACCCATGACATTGGAACAAGGAATCAAAGTCGGCGTGCTGGCGGCCAAGCACCCTCTGAGCACACGCGTCTTCGCCCGGCATCAGATCGACTTCTGCTGCGGAGGGGGGCAGCCACTGGACCGTGTCTGCCGGGAGAAGGGACTGGACCCTGACCGGATTCTGGCGGAAATCACCCGGGAGCTGGAGGGCCCGACCGAGTCCCCCACGAGCTGGCTCAGGGCTCCGTTGCCGGATCTGGTCTCGCACATCCTGAACCAGCATCATGAGCCGCTGGTCGAAGAATTGCCCCGCCTGGAAGGCATGGCCCGCAAGGTGCTGGCCGTACACGGGGAAAAGGATCCGGAGCGTCTGGAAGAACTCCTCACGGTATTCATCGCCCTGCGCCAGGACCTGGAACAGCACATGCGCGAGGAAGAGACGGCGCTATTTCCCCTGATCCTGGCCGGCAGAGCACCCGGCATGGAGATGCTGGACGGCATGCGGGAGGAACATGAAGCGGTGGGACACATGCTGGCGAGGCTGAATCAGCTGACCGACGGCTACCGGGTCCCCGCGGCCGCCTGCAACACCTGGCGCGCCCTCTGGCATGGCCTGGCCGCGCTGGAACCGTCGCTGCACGAACACATCCACCTGGAGAACAACATCCTCTTTCCCCGCGCGATCGCCGAGGCTCACTGAGCCGCCGCAAGGTGGACATCTCGCCACAGGATGACTGAAACACGCACCGCCCGGCCAGTGGCCGGGCGGTGCGTCGTTTTGAGAAATGGGATGTGGAGTCCGCTGGCACTCCGCAGGGTGGGCATGGGTCGCAGGCCGCGCCCACCTTCCAAAGCATCGCGCAATCCAGGCAGTGACCGAGCGCCGCGGAACTTGCAACAGAAGTGCATCTCATCGCCATCCTGAACCACGACCTCGCGCAGTTCGCGCGCACGCACATCGTAGGGTGGGCAAAGGCCGCAGGCCGTGCCCACCTTCCTCACCCACATCAAGGATCCTTCCCGACTCCACCAGGAACCTGTCTCTGCAACATTCCCTGTCCCCAACCAGGCGGGTGCCAGCCTTTGGCCATCGCTCGTCGCACTGTGCTCCAGGGCCACTCCTCCGGCGCTCGACACACTCCATGCTTCACTGGATTGAAGTGCACATACTCAATGATCGCTTCGGTCGCTGCATCGTCGTCAATCAGATGCTCCCAGTAACGACGTTGCCAGACACCTTTCTCACGACGCCGTGTCATTGACTGCGTCACCCGCCCGGCAAGGCATCCGCGACTGAAACTGTGCTTTATTTTTCGCCACCTGAGCGGATAGTCATGATCATCGGCAGGAAGTCGCCAGACCGCATGCAAGTGGTCAGGCAGGATCACCAGTGCAAGTGTCTCGAATGGGTGATTGAGGCGGACCGTGCGATATCCGCTGCAGAATCTCCGGACTGCGGCCGGTGATTCAAGCCAGGGATATCTGTCATGTGTCACCAAAGTGAAGAAGTAGAGACCCCCTGGAACACGCGTTCGACGAAAATTCAATGAAGCGCCTCGGGTTCTGATACGTCAACGCTACAGAACGACTTCATCCAATACATGTTCCGAAGGATCTTGAGGAGACGAGAGAACGAAAAGAGTGGTGTCAGGTTTTCGCCACACTTTCGATGTATCGAGTGGTGAAATTCAGGGAGATGGGAAGGCCAGTAGTCCTTGCCAATCCTCCGGGCAGGCCGGGGGGTGATGGGCACGGCCTTCGGCCTTTGCCCATCCTACCGTGGTGCTCCAGATTGTGGGTGCTGGGCAGGGCCGTTGGCCTTTACCCATCCAGCGGCGCAACGAAGGTCCGGATCGACTCTCAGACGTTGAAGCGGAAGTGCATCACGTCGCCGTCCTGGACCTCGTAGTCACGCCCTTCGACGCGCAGGCAGCCCGCGCTGCGGCAGGCGCTCTCGGTTCCGTGTTTGACATAATCATCAAAGGCGATCACTTCGGCACGGATGAAGCCCTTCTCGAAATCGCTGTGGATCACACCCGCGGCCATGGGGGCCTTCCAGCCCTTGTGGATGGTCCAGGCGCGCACTTCCTTCTCGCCGGCAGTGAAGTAGCTGATCAGACCCAGACTGGCGAAGCCGATGCTCAGCAGCTGCTCCAGCCCGGTCTCCTCCACCCCGTAGGCGGCCAGCAGCTCGACGCGCTCCTCGTCGCTCACGCCCGCCAACTCCTCTTCGGCGCGGGCGCAGACACGCACGACCGCATGGCCATGGGCGGCAGCATAGTCGCGCAGACTCTGCACCATGCTGTTGTCGCCGTGCAGTCCGGCCTCGTCCACATTGGCGCAGTAGATCACGGGCTTGGCGCTCATCAGCCCCAGCCCGCGCACGGTGGCCGCCAGTTCCTCCTGCTCCCTCAGCGCGGGCCAGCTCACGGCGGGTTTGCCGGTTTCCAGGTGGGCCACCAGCCCCTGCAGGCCCTCGAGGGTCTTCGCAGCGGCCTTGTCGTTCTTCGCTTCCCGGGTCAGGCGCTGGATCCGGGATTCCAGAGTCTGCAGGTCGGCCAGGATCAGTTCGGTCTCGATGACTTCCACGTCGCGCACCGGATCCACGCTGCCGTCCACGTGCACCACGTCATCGTCCTCGAAACAGCGGACCACGTGCAGGATGGTATCGGTCTCGCGGATATTGCCCAGGAACTTGTTGCCCAGACCTTCCCCGCGGCTGGCACCCTTGACCAGTCCGGCGATGTCGCAGAAGTCGATGGTGTTGTAGAGCACGCGCTGCGGCCTGACCAGTTCGGCCAGCTTGTCGGCCCGCTTGTCGGGCACCGGGACGATGGCCTTGTTGGGCTCGATGGTGCAGAAGGGATAGTTCGCCGATTCCGCATTCTGGGCGCGGGTCAGAGCGTTGAACAGTGTGGACTTGCCGACATTGGGCAGTCCGACGATACCGATGCTGAGGCCCATGGGGGCATTCCTCCGGGTTGCAAAGGCGCTGAAGGTAGGCAAATCGGCTCGAATCGGCCCGCTCCTCGCGGCGCAACAGGGGCGAAAGCAGCTTGGGCGATCCGCCTTTTCTATCTTGCACGCCTGATTCATCGGCCGCCCATGCGGCCCCCCAGTCAAGGATGCTGCCCCATGTCCAGCAATACCCTGCAGGACCCCGTGATCGAGAAGCTGCGCGGCCTGGTCCCCGAGATCGAACTGGCCAGCCGCGCCGAAGTTGTGCACGAGATCGAGGCGCTCAAGATCCAGCGCCAGGCCCTGATCCTGGGGCACAACTACATGGAACCGGCCCTCTTCAACACGGTGCCGGACATCACGGGCGACAGCCTGGAACTGTGCCGCAAGGCCGCCGAAACCACCGCCCCGGTGATCGTGTTCTGCGGCGTGCGATTCATGGCCGAGACGGCCAAGATCCTCAACCCGGAACGCACCGTGCTGTTGCCCGCGCAGGTGGCGGGCTGCTCGCTGGCCGCCAGCATCACGGCCGAGGATGTGCGTCAGCTGCGTCGTCGCTACCCGGGCGTACCTATCGTGGCCTATATCAATACCTACGCCGAGGTCAAGGCCGAGGTGGACATCTGCTGCACTTCAGGCAACGCCGCGCGGGTGGTGGAAAGTCTGGCCGGCGACACGGTGATCTTCCTGCCCGACGAATACCTGGCCCGCAACGTGGCCCGTGATACCGGCCGACACGTGATCCTGCCCGTGATGCACGACTCGGCCGATGGCCCGGCCTTCCCGCCCGACACCGACATCGAGCGGGTGATGATCGGCTGGCGCGGGCGCTGCGAGGTGCACGAGCAGTTCAGCGTGGCCGATATCGAGATGGTGCGCGCCCAGTTCCCCAACACCCGCATCCTGGCCCACCCCGAATGCAGCCCCGAGGTGACTCTGGCCTCCGACTTCTCCGGCAGTACCAGCGAGATGACCGCGTACGTGCGCGAGACCGAGGCCGAGAGCTTCCTGCTGCTGACCGAGTGCTCGATGAGCGACAACATCGCCGCGGCCAACCCGCACAAGAAAATGCTGGGGCTGTGCTCGGTGCGCTGCCCGCACATGAACGAGATCCGGCTGGAAGACGTGCGCGACTCGCTGATCCACATGCGGCAGGAGATTTTCGTGCCGGAAGACATTCGCGTGCGCGCCCTGCGCTCCGTGACCCGCATGCTGGAACTGTAGCCCTGATCCGCTTTCTGTGTCGCATCGCATGGGAGTGAGCATGAACCGCATCGACTGTCCCGTGCTGATCCTGGGCTGCGGCATCGCCGGCAGCACGGCGGCCCTGCAACTGGCCGACGCGGGCATTCGGGTCACCGTGGTCACCCGGGCCTCGCTGCCCGAGGAAAGCAACACCTACCACGCCCAGGGCGGCATCATCTATGAGGGCGACGACGACTCGCCCGAGCTTTTGCAGGAAGATCTGCTGCGCGCGGGCGACGGCGTCAACAACCCGCTGGCGGCCAGACTGCTGGCCGAAGAAGGCCCCCGCCGTGTACGCCAGGTGCTGATCGACCGGGTGGGCGTGCCCTTCGACCGTGGCCCCGACGGCGACCTGGCCCGCATCCGCGAGGCGGCCCATTCCAGCGTGCGCATCCTGCATGTGGGCGACAGCACCGGCCGTTCCATCGAAGTAGCCCTGCTCAACGCGATCCGCGAGCACCCCAATGTGACCCTGCTGACCCGGCGCACCGCCGTGGACCTGCTGACCCCCGCCCATCACAGTCTGAACCCGCGCGATGTCTACGAACCCCTGAGCTGCTGCGGCGCCTATGTGCTCGATCACGCCAGCGGCCGCGTGGACACGATTCTGGCCGCTACCACGGTACTCGCCACGGGCGGACTGGGCCAGGTTTACCTGCGCACCACCAACCCAGAGGGCTCGCGCGGGGACGGTCTGGCGATGGCCAACCGCGCTGGCGCCCGCGTGGTCAACTGCGAGTACGTGCAGTTTCACCCCACGGCCCTGTACCACGACGGCAAGGCGCGCTTCCTGATTTCCGAGGCGGTGCGCGGCGCGGGCGCGAAACTGATCAACCGCGACGGCGAAGCCTTCATGGCCCGCCATTCTCCCCAGTGGAAGGACCTGGCCCCCCGCGACGAAGTGGCCCGCGGCATCCACCGCGAGATGATCGCCAGCGGCAGCACGAATGTCTGGCTGGATCTGGCCTCGGCCCTGCCCGCCGCCGAGATCCGCACCCGCTTTCCGATGATTCACAAACGCTGCCTGGAAGTGGGCGTGGACATCACGAGCCAGCCGATCCCCGTGGTGCCCGCCGCCCACTACTTCTGCGGCGGTGTCTGGACCGATCTGGAAGGCCGCACCAGCATCGAGCGACTGTACGCCGTGGGCGAAGTGGCCTGCACGGGCCTGCACGGCGCCAACCGCCTGGGCAGCGCCTCGATTCTGGAAGGCCTGGTCTGGGGCTGCCGGGTGGCCGAGCACATCGAAGCCCGCAAGGACACACCGGCCCCCGTCGAGGTGGCCGACTGGGAAGGCCCCGGCGAGAACGAGCCCGACCCCGCCCTCGTGCTGCAGGACATGAATTCGATCCGCCACATGATGTGGAACTACGTCAGCGTGGTGCGCACTACTCCCCGCCTGCGCCGCGCCCTGCGCCACCTGCGCACCCTTGAAACCGAGATCGAAAGCTTCTACCGCCGCTCCCGCATCTCCGACACCCTGATCGGCCTGCGCAACGCCGTGCGCAGCTCAGTCCTGATCACGGCCGCCGCGCTGGCGAATCGAAAGTCGATGGGGTGTCATTACCGGGAATAGTCGCCGATATGATCGCCAAGGATGACCGCAAGGGAACAGGATCGACCGTTGCGAAATGACTTCTCGCATCCGGAGCTTCGCCGCCGCGTGCGTGTGCTGCGGATCTTTCCAAACTGGGCCTGTTGCCTGCGGCTGGTCTCGGCTCTGGCGATGGAGTTCGACGAGGATTGGCAGACCGACCGGCGCTGTCTCAACATGGCGCCATCGGCCGAATCCGAAGAAACGGGCTGGAAGAACGCCGGCTGAAGTATAAAAGATTTCCGACTGGACTCGCGCCAGGGTCATCGGTGGGTGCAAGGGCCGTGACAAGGCGAGGCATCTGCTTCATGCAGCTGCTGGCCCGCCTGGATGTCACACAGGTCGTTCGCGCATTTCCCGTTGGATCTCCATGAGCTCTTCCATGCTCATATCAGTATCGATCCCGTCGACATCAAGTGGTGACTCATTGATCTTCATCGGACGAATGGTGAACAATTGACCATCTTTCCTTCGCACAAGCACTTCGCCATCCAATTGGGCGCGATCCAGAAGAGAAGCAAGCTTTTGTCGCGCTTCAGAATATGTGTACGTGATCATTGATCAATCTCCAATACTTTGACGTCTGCCTGCCTTGCCTTGCCTTGGCGACCAGCCCGCCGTCCCGAGTCAATAGTGGCGTCCGAGTGGGTTGGTGGGCACGCTGCGCTTTGCCCACCCTACGGGGGATCACAAACCAAACTTCTGTTCAGGAGGCCCAGTTGATTCTGGGTTTCTTCTTCGTGAGAGCGCACTCGCGCAGGAAAAGGTTGATCAGTGTCTGGTAGGGAATGCCGGATTCCTCGGCGAGCTGCTTGAAATAGATGATGATCTCCGGCTCCAGCCGGATGGTGACCGATGTCTTGAGCTTCCTGGCGTAGGGATTGGGCTTGGCAGCACTGAAATCGTATTCATCTTTCATGGTCGTACACCCTTCGCGTAGAATCGGGTCTCATTGCGGGTGGCCTTGCGGGCCGAAATGATCCGGATGTGATGCTCGTCTTCCCGGTAGCAGTGGCACACGACCAGCAGCCGCAGGGTTACGCTCATTCCCAGCAGGATGAAGCGATCCTCCTCCCTGGAATGCTCGGGGTCCGCAATCAACAGAGCCCGTTCATCCGAGAAGGCAGTCTTCGCCTCCTCGAAGGAAATGCCGTGCTTGCGCTGATTGGACCTCGCCTTCGGCTCGTCCCAGCTGAATTGAATCGTCTCCACCGCGGACAGTAACAAGTTTACAGTGTATGTACAAACCAAAAGTCCTGATCCCTGGAACCTGATGACTTCAAGAGTCCAGGCTCTCAAGGCAATGCCTCAGGGCTCACTGGTTGCGGTCCCGGAATTCTGGCCGATTCGCGCCCGCCCGTGGATTCCCCACGGGCTATGATGTGTGACGCCCCGTTCGGGGCTTGGCTGGAGAGAGTGTGCGTTGGCGTCCGAGTGGGTGGGTGGGCATGCTGCGCTTTTCCTGCCTCGCGGGTCGGTGATGGAGACATGGACTCTGGCCGGAATCATCAACATGGCCAGGTCCCCATTGTGTCGGGCATCCGCGTCCGCCCGTGGATTCCCCACGGGCTATGATGTGTGATGCCCTGTCAGGGGCTTGGCTGGGAAG from Candidatus Delongbacteria bacterium includes the following:
- a CDS encoding HAMP domain-containing protein, translating into MNSSMTLRTRLVGLFLILGLVPLVIFAILLTKQAGLALNQTSGEAMEAVATQTISSIEKQLAERYGQVQSFASTTKLLPEQIPNLPNSMNIYVGAYYIYDLMLALDPEGKVLAANTKDQAGKPVDSSSLLGTNMADQAFFRECMSGSIGVGQTWYEDVNRFPEVAEALGGSPMNLRFAAPIRSLEGDPIGVWVAYISWDRTAAEHIRGVQADFERDGKASFECNLLRADGMLIQDKDPARILSVNLKDAGLRAALKIADHEDGYIIEEHQRTHLPQINGYAVSKGVHGRKLFDWGVLARINVAEANEKMATMKHASITLIVIFGVILLVAAWLVGSSISKPVQKTAELLDRVADGQLDETLNIKRKDELGRMATSLNRTIEVLREAEALRQANAGQQREMLRVRAMVQNSTLAMLYVDTDNTIRYSNPAALTLLQKTGDISADSLDNGRLDKVLPMGRTLVEQGTHSANLPWTGTLPLKDSQLSFSLDEIVDEKKERQGLCISIEDITEQLANEQRVRTAAERERQEAAELQRKVDQLLTTVSAAAAGDLTQEVPITGSDAIGQVGTALNGFFHSMRTSISTIGTNLSQLQDSSSLLGSISAEMNTSAEATNQKAVEVANTTQQISGNMQTSATGAEEMGASIREISRNTAEAAKVAAAAVQLAQSTGAAMSQLNISSEEIGEVVKVISGIAEQTNLLALNATIEAARAGAAGKGFAVVANEVKELAKESARATENISLKIATIQENTGRAVTSIEQITSIIDKINDLQNSIASAVEEQSVTTGEITRSVHEAATGSHQIVENMEQLGVVAQASNRGATSTADAVEHLNRIAEDMGELMRRFHV
- a CDS encoding SCO family protein; its protein translation is MTQRLCHQGSGWTLLSLLPLLLLLGAAPPAPPTKEAATPPHACCAAAPPTASRNALPETSLYRMQSVWQDQNGHEMHLSDLAGEVRVVAMIFTHCQYACPRILQQLRELEQSTMTARPGFVLISFDSARDDPATLKAYARAQGLDPAHWTLLHGQPEDVRALSVVLDVPYQKDAAGNFSHASVISVLDSEGRVMKQMRELGGDLDPCREAILTAGTH
- a CDS encoding formylglycine-generating enzyme family protein, whose product is MKRLVISLILGLALSAAAATRAADMVRIPSGSYLPLYVGGEEDPACHVNAFDLDRFPVTHAQFLEFVEARPEWRRSRVPALFAGPGYLALWSGDLQLGPDSLELRNSPVTQISWFAARAYSEWRGKRLPTTAEWEYAAGAGNGHPDPGVSQRILDWYGHPTHLPLPSIGSTAADARGVWDLHGLVWEWVEDFNSALITGESRADGDVDRRFFCAGGAQQATDRNDYAAFMRYAFRSGLSGKDCVSSLGFRCARDPLSPTSADTK
- the nirK gene encoding nitrite reductase, copper-containing, whose protein sequence is MHTILPCLGAAVLLLLSAGCESGHKGEDGREGWGLSPVERAALSGQEEAVLAHAPDVPPPIARDHPTKVIVHLEVKEFEGKLADGVEYTFWTFGGTVPGPMLRLRQNDEVEFHLSNHPDNKMPHNIDMHAVTGPGGGATSSFTPPGKTSTFTFRVLNPGLFVYHCATAPVGMHIANGMYGLILVEPEEGLPPVDHEYYVMQGEFYTAGTFGQPGLQPFDMAKALHEDPDYVVFNGAVGALNDEHALRARTGETVRLYVGNGGPNLVSSFHVIGEIFDLVHTMGGTVADQHDVQTTLVPPGGAAQVEFKVDVPGTFLLVDHAIFRAFNKGALGMLKVEGDEDPQIYSGLQSEEVYLPEGGALQKLTAESSPVRDHPLSLDERIAEGQRIFVLNCAACHQLDGKGIPGAFPPLAGSDYLQADPMRGVRAILHGLQGPLTVNGQTFNGVMPALNLNDEEISSVLTYVLHSWGNTGGRVEPAQVAAERK
- a CDS encoding TetR/AcrR family transcriptional regulator, which gives rise to MLEILGEQGIAAVTTRNLAQRVGLTTGALFRHFPTTEAMLCEAVRVARAQVDATFPDPGLPPLRRVLTLARARVALMGGSPGVAWLFRSEQARQSLPEECVDQLQELSIRSRGYLLDALREGVTNGSIRPDIPAEDLLVPVLGTIHALIGMRGIHDSPVNGQGQTTERVLAALELMLSPPSPVAHD
- the ric gene encoding iron-sulfur cluster repair di-iron protein, producing the protein MTLEQGIKVGVLAAKHPLSTRVFARHQIDFCCGGGQPLDRVCREKGLDPDRILAEITRELEGPTESPTSWLRAPLPDLVSHILNQHHEPLVEELPRLEGMARKVLAVHGEKDPERLEELLTVFIALRQDLEQHMREEETALFPLILAGRAPGMEMLDGMREEHEAVGHMLARLNQLTDGYRVPAAACNTWRALWHGLAALEPSLHEHIHLENNILFPRAIAEAH
- a CDS encoding transposase is translated as MNFRRTRVPGGLYFFTLVTHDRYPWLESPAAVRRFCSGYRTVRLNHPFETLALVILPDHLHAVWRLPADDHDYPLRWRKIKHSFSRGCLAGRVTQSMTRRREKGVWQRRYWEHLIDDDAATEAIIEYVHFNPVKHGVCRAPEEWPWSTVRRAMAKGWHPPGWGQGMLQRQVPGGVGKDP